In Mesorhizobium sp. M9A.F.Ca.ET.002.03.1.2, the DNA window CCGGTCAATTTCTGGCGCATCGAAGCCCAGACCGACAAGGACTTCGAGTGGTTCGAGCACAAATATCCGGGCTGGTACGCCGAGTTCGGCGACTTCTGGAAATGGTACGCCAAGCTCAGCCACAAGGGCGAGAAGGTGCTGCTGTTCAACAGCGACGTCGGCTACGTCTATCCGCACCGCTGCTGGTCCTGCCTCGTTCCCTGCCTGATCCGCGAGGACATGGTTGTCGGCGAGATCGACGGCCAGCTGCACACCTTCGCCCACGAACTCGACAAATGGACTGCCACCGTGGCGTTCGCCGACGAGTATCAGGGACGTCCGACACCCGCGATGGGCCGCTTCAGCGGCAAGCGCGAGTGGGAGACGCTCTATGACGGCTGGGATCTGGCCGATGCGATCAAGGACCTGAACTTCGTCCGCTCCGACGGCAAGACGCTGGTCCCGCAGCCGCATATGCGCTTCGACGACAAGGAGATGTGGACGCTCGACGACGTACGCGGCAACACGCTCGGGTCGCCGCTCAACGCGCTGCGTGCAATGTCGCCCGCGGACCGTGAGAAGCACCTAGCGGAATACCGGGCCGGCTTCACCATCAATCCCTGCAACTGATCAGGCCAAAGGGGGCGGGTTCGTCCCGCCCTTCCTTTCACTGGAGGTCCGTATGTCGGAAACCCACACGGTCAGGCTCAGCCCGGTTGGCGTCGAATTCGATGTCGAGCATGGCGAAACGGTGCTCAACGCTGCGTTCCGCCAGGGCATCGCGCTGCCGCACGGTTGCAAGGAAGGGCAATGCTCCGCCTGCAAGAGCGTGTTGCTCGAAGGCGAAGTCGACATGCTCAAATACTCGACGTTCGCGCTGAACGACATGGAGAAGGAGAGCGGCCACGTCCTTTTGTGCCGCTGCATCGCCTACTCCGATCTGGAAGTCGAGCTTCTCAACTACGACGAGGAGATTTTGGCGAAAGCGATCGCCGTGAAGACGTTCAAAGGCCGGATTGCTCGAATCGAGCACCTGACCCACGACATTCGCGGCATCGAGATCGAACTCGGCTCGCCGATAAAGTTCTGGGCGGGGCAATATGTCGACATCACGGTTACCACGGAAAAAGGGGAGACGATTACGCGCTCGTTCTCCATGGCAAATACGCCGGACCAAACCCAAAAACTCTGCTTCATCATCAAAAAGTACCCTGAGGGAAAGTTCTCCGGAGAACTCGATTCCGGAGGAATCAAGGTCGGAGCCGAAGTCACCGTCGTCGGACCCTACGGAACCTGTTTCCGCCGGGAAGAACGGCAAGGACCCCTAGTCCTGGTTGGCGCCGGCTCGGGCATGTCGCCGATCTGGTCGATCCTCAACGACCATCTGAAGAGCGGTGAGAAACGTCCGGTCTATTTCTTCTACGGCGCCCGCACCCGCAACGACCTGTTCTATCTCGACAGGATCGCCGAGCTGGTCGGCAACCATTCCGACGTCACCTTCATTCCCGTGCTGTCGCACGCGACTGATGACGCCGAATGGCAAGGCGAACGCGGTTTCGTACACCAGAGTGTCGACGCCAAACTCAAGCAGCTGGCGGTCGACGGGCAGGGCGATGTCCATGCCTGTGGCCCGCCGCCGATGATCGATGCGCTTCAGCCGGTTCTGTTCATGAACGGGTTCGAGACGGAGCGGATCTTCTTCGACAAGTTCACCACATCGACAGGTGCTACGCCGACCCACTGAGGGCGGCCACGCAACTGCAACCACAACTGCAACAAGGGAGTGAAGACTATGCCAGCTACCTCGAGTTCAGTCGGATCCGGAGCCGCCGGCGCGGCGATCTTTGCCGACTCCGACAGCCGGAAGTACCGGTATTTCGACCCGAAGGGCCAGCGCGCCACGCACTACGAAGACATGACGGTCGACGTACAGCCTGATCCGGAGCGTTACCTGATCCAGGACTGGATCATCTCCTTTGCCGACGGCAAGGGCGCTTATGTCAAGCAGAACACCGCCGCGCAGAGCTCCAACTGGCATGCCTTCCGCGCCCCCGATCAGGAGTGGGAACGCACGCACTACCAGCGCCAGTCGAAAATCGAGACGATGGTGCAGAGCGTCATCAACAATGCCCGCAAGTCGGGGGCGCCGAAGACCTTCGACAAGGCCTGGGTCAAGATCCTGCAGACGCAGCTCGGCGCCTGGAAACACGCCGAATTCGGGCTCGGCACCTCGCTGATGCAGGCGCAGCGTTACGGCTATACCCAGATGATCAACAACGCGACGCTGACCAACTCGTCCTACAAGCTGCGGCTTGCCCAGGACATCACGCTCTACCTTGCCGAAATCGGCATGGACTTGCCCGGCTGGGACGACGAACTTGGCAAGAAGGCATGGCTCGAGGACGCGAACTGGCAAGGCACCCGCGAAGCGGTCGAGACCATCATGGGCGCGACCGACTATCTCGAACAGTATTTCGCCATCAACATCATCTTCGAGCCGCTGGTTGGGGAAGTATTCCGCTCTGGCTTCCTGATGCAGATTGCCGCCGCCAATCATGACTTCATCACGCCTGCAGTAATCTCGGCAGCCGAAGCCGACTATGAACGCAACCTCGCCAACACGATCGACCTCATGTACTTGCTCGCCAATGACGAGAAACACGGCGTGGCGAACAAGAAGCTTTTCCAGGGCTGGGTCAGGAAGCACAGCGCGCTCGCCGACAAGGCAGCCATCGGCCTTCAGCCGATCTGGTCGATGCCGCATTCCAAGCCGGTCGCATTCGCGGATGTCCGCGCCAAATCCGAAGAGCGGATTGGCCAGATACTCGGCGAACTCGGCCTCAAGCGCTGACAAAGGGAGAAATCGTCATGTCAACTGCAGCACGCGACGCATCGCAATCCAACATCTTCAGGTCGATGAAGGACATCACCTTCGAACAGACGATTTCGCATCAGTGCGGCGTCACCATGAACGACTCCGTGGAAGCCAGGGCCATCGCTGAATTCATGGGCCAGAAGCCGGGGGTGACCATCACCTACCAGCCGGCACTGATCCGTATCGACGGTGACGGCAAGCTGATCTTCAAGATGGACGCGATCGGTGAATATCTCGGGCGCGAGATTTCGGCCGAGACCTTCGAGGTCAACACCTCCACGCACTACGGCCGCATGGTTCGCGTCGACGACAACACCGTGATCCTGTTCGGCAACATGGACGAGATGTTCGAATACATCGAATAGCCACCAAAAAAAACAGGCGCGCCGCCTGGTTGCGGCGCGCAGCCCGATCAACGCAATCAGTGCTGAGGGAACCATGTTTATCACACCGGAAGGCAAGGAAATCTTCGTGGTCGACGGCCACACCCATTTCTGGGACGGCAGCCCCGAAAACCAGAAGAATATTCATGGCAAGCAGTTCATCGAGTGCTTCTACGCCTATCACACGGGGCTGAGCCCCAAGGAACAGCTGTGGGAGAAGAGCAAGTTCGAAAAGTACAGCGCCGACGATCTCTATCGCGACCTGTTCGTCAATGGTCCCGATGATGTGGCGATCGTGCAGTCGACCTATCTCAAGGATTTCTACAAAAACGGCTTCAACACGATCGAGCGCAATGCCGAGGTGGCCAAGCGCTATCCGGAGCGTTTCATCGTCAACGGCGCCTTCGATCCGCGCGACGGTGAGAAGGCGCTCGAATACATCCACTTCCTCAAGGAGACCTACGACGTCAAGGGCGTGAAGATGTACACGGCCGAATGGAACGGCGCCTCCAAGGGCTGGAAGCTCACCGACCCCGATGCCTACAAATGCTTCGAACTCTGCGACAAGCTCGGCATCAGGAATATCCACGTCCACAAGGGGCCGACCATCATCCCGCTCAGCAAGGACGCCTTCGACGTGCATGACGTCGACCACGCGGCGACTGATTTCCAGAACCTCAACTGGATTGTCGAGCATTGCGGCTTGCCGCGCCTCGACGATTTCTGCTGGATCGCGACGCAAGAGACCAACGTCTATGGCGGGCTGGCGGTGGCGCTGCCGTTCATCCATTCGCGCCCGCGCTATTTCGGCGAGGTCATCGCCGAACTGCTGTTCTGGATCGGGCCGGAGAAAATCCTGTTTGGTTCCGACTACGCGATCTGGACGCCGCGCTGGCTGGTCGAGAAGTTCTGGGCCTACCAGATTCCCGAGGATATCGCGGCAGAACGCGGCGTGCAGCTGACCGACGAGATCAAGGAGAAGATCCTCGGCCTCAACGCCGCGCGTCTCTACAACATCGACATCGAAGCCAAGAAGGCGGCGCTCGCCAGTTCGCCCTTCAGCATCGCGGCGGAGTAGGGGCCATGGCAACCGCCAGCGTTTCCAGTAGCCGCGAGAACGAACTCTGGCGGCGCCTTGGTGAAGTCAACGACCCGGAGCTCGACGAACCGATTACCGAGATGGGCTTCGTCGAGCGGGCCGAGATGACGGGCGATGGCAGCGTGGAGATCGACTTCCGCCTGCCGACCTATTGGTGCTCGCCCAACTTCGCGTTCCTCATGCTGGACGGCGTCCGCAAGGTGCTCGACCAGCTCTCCTGGTCGCCTGCCTATCGGGTGAAGCTCCTCGACCACATGTTTGCCGAAGAGGTCAATCGCGGCATGGAGGCCGGCAAGGCTTTCGGCGACATATTTGCCGAGCTTGCCGAGGATCAGGATCTCGGCGCTTTGCGCGAAACCTTTGGGATGAAGGCATTCAAGCGGCGCCAGGAGGCCGTGCTGCGCCGCTTCCGGCAACACGGCCTGACCGACCAAGAAATCCTCGGCATGGACCTGCCGGCATACGACGTCGCGCGGTTCGAAACGGGCGAAGCGGCCAACCAGAAGCCGAGGTACCGAGCGGCTCTGCTTGAGCGCTTTCCCGACCGCAGGGCGGATGACCCTGTCTTCGTGACATGGGAAGGGCAGCGCATACCAACCGGCGCGCTCAGCGCGCATCTCGCCGAGTTGCGCAGTGTGCGTATCAACATGGAGTTCAACGGCGCGCTTTGCCGTGGGCTCAAACAGACAAGATACAAGGAACTGGGTGTGGTCGACGGCGAACCGACGCTGGTCGATTTCATCATGGATCGCGTGCCGGCACGCGCCGCGCCAGCCGCCTGAGGCAGAACTGACAGCAACGGCCTCCCTTGCACGAGGCCCCTAACCAACAACCCGCCCGTAAGGCGGAAGGAGGAATCATGCCCAAGATAATGCTCCACAATTCCGACGCGCGTCGAGCTCTTGCTCGCGGCGTCTTTCGGTTGGCCGCCGCCGTCGAGCCGACGCTCGGCCCCAAAGGCATGAACGCCATGATTGACAGGCCAATCGGCACCCCGATGGTGACCCGCGACGGCGTCAGCATCGCTTCCGAGATCGAGCTGCACGACCGTTTCGAGAACATGGGCGCGCAGGTCGTGCGCGAAGTGTCGATGCAGACCAACGAGGTCGCCGGCGACGGCACCACGACTGCCATCGTGCTCGCCAACGCACTCATCCAGGGTGGCATCGAAGCGAATGAGCGCGGCGCGAAATCCGTTGATCTGTGCAAGGGTATCGACCTTGCCGTGGCGGCGGTGGTGGCGGCGCTCAAGGCTTCGGCCAAGCCGGCCAAGGGCAACGGCATTCTCGCTTCGGTCGCGAACATCGCAGCGACCGATGCCAGGCTTGGCGCGCTGGTGGCGGAAGCGCATCAGCGGGTAGGGGCCGAAGGCGTCATCACCACCGACTTCAGTGTGACCACCGAGACCACGCTTGATGTGGTTGAGGGCATGTCCTTCGAACGCGGCTATCTCTCGCACCACATGGTCACCGATCAGGAGAAGATGGAGGCGGTTCTCGAACGGCCCTACATCCTGATGACCGACCTCAAGATCAAGGAGCCCGAGGCGCTCGATGCGGCTCGCCGCATTGCCGACGAGGATGGTCAGCCGTTGCTGATCGTGTCCGAGGAAATGTCGCCGGAAGTGGTGGTGACGCTGCTCGGCAAGCAGGGACCTGGAAAATACCTCGTCGTCCATCCGCCGGAATACGGCCATTGGCGGAAGGCGATGATGGAGGATCTGGCCATAATCACCGGCGGCAAGGTGATCGCCCGCGATCTCGGAGGCCGGTTGGAGGACATCACCGCCGACGATCTTGGAACCGCTGACCGGGTGAAGACCAGTTCGTCCTACACCTCGATCATTCGCGGCGGCGGCGACCATGCGACAATCGCATCGCGCCGCGCCCAGGTGCAGCGGCAGTATGAAGCCTCGCCGCCGAACATCGATCAGGACAAGCTGCGCGAACGCCTGGCCAAGCTTTCTGGAGGCACCGCGATCCTCTATGCCGGCGGTGTCACGCCGGTCGAGCAGAAGCGAACCATACAGCTCATCGAGGATTCACTGAATGCGGTGCGCGCCGCTTCAGAAGAGGGCGTGGTCGCCGGCGGCGGCTCCGCACTCGCCCAGATCGCACCGCTGCTCGACAAGGTGGCGGCGGGCGTCGACGGAGATGTCGCAGAAGGCGTGCGCCTGGTGCGGTCGGTGCTGTCGAGGCCGCTCTGGCGTATCGCCGCCAATGCCGGCGCCGATCCCGAAGCCGTCGTGGCGGAAGTCACGCGCATCAATGGCGGCTACGGCTACAACGCGTCTGCCGGCAGCTACCAGAACATGTTCGAGGCTGGGATCATCGATCCGGTCCGCGTCACCTATACAGCACTCGCCAACGCCGCTTCGGTGGCAACGCTGATCCTGACCACCGAAACGCTGATCGGCCATCTCGCCGAGGACGAAGACCCGACGGCCGGACCGGCGCGCGGCGGCGGCTCTGAAAAGCTCGGCCGCGCCTGAAGAAATCCGAACAATCTCGACGTTGAGAGGATACGACGATGAAAGCTGCCAGACTTTACGAATACGACCCGCGCATGAACGTCCAGCTTAAGATCGAGGAGGTCGCGGCGCCGACGATCACCGCCCCCGACGAGGTGATCGTGCGGGTCGGTGCCGCCGGCCTCTGCCGCACCGACCTGCACATCATCGAGGGCGTTTGGAAGCCAACCATGGACCCTGAAGGTACGCTTCTGCCTTACATCATGGGCCATGAGAATGCGGGTTGGGTGGAGGAGGTCGGCAGCGGCGTCAGATCGGTCAAACGCGGCGACGCCGTGATCTGCCATCCCTTCCGCTCGTGCGGCATCTGCCTCAACTGCCGACACGGCGAGGATATGTACTGCGACAACGGCCAGTTCCCCGGGCTTGGCATGAATGGCGGCTTCGCCGAGTATTTCATCACCAGCGAGCGCTCGCTGATCAAGCTGAACGCCAATGTCACGCCGATCGAAGTGGCGCCGCTGGCCGACGCCGGCATCACCGCCTACCGCGCCGCCAAGCGGGCGGCCAAGCTATTGAGGCCAGGGAGTTACTGCGTCCTGCTCGGCATAGGCGGGCTCGGCCATATCGCGCTGCAGTCGCTGCATGCGATTTCGGGCTGCCGCATCATCGCCGTCGATCGCGAGCCGGCAGCACAAGTGCTCGCCAAGGATCTCGGCGCCGACTTCGTCCTCGATGGCGGGCCTGATATCGTCGAGGAGGTCAGCCAGATCACCGACGGCGGCGCCCATGTGGTCATCGATTTCGTCGGCGAACTCGGCGTCGAGAACATCTGCTGGAAGATGGTGCGCAAGGGCGGCCAATTGTTCGTCGTCGGCTATGGCGGCACCGTCAACGTGCCGACCGCGCATCTGGTCATCGAGGAGATCAACATCGGCGGCAGCCTAGTCGGCAATTTCACCGAACTTGTCGAACTGATGGAGCTGAACGCCGACGGCAAGGTGAAGATGCACTACACCGAATACAATCTCGCCAACATCAACACCGCGCTCGACGACTTCAAGAACCGGCGGTTCACCGGCCGTGGCGTCATCGTACCATAAAATTGCCTAATGCATGTCGCGCAAAAATGGTGCAGCGATTTTGCGATAACGACATGCATAAAACAAGGACTTAAAGCGCGTCGCATGAATCCGTTCAAACGCGACGCGCTTTAGACCCGCTGAGGGCGAGCTCGCGCCGAACGCCAGTATTCCTCCCACCCATGGCGCAAATGCCATGGGTTTCGTTGCTGTCAGGAAAAGCGGCGGCGGATGCCGTACTGGTCGAGCTTGCGATAGAGCGTCGGCCGCGAGATGCCGAGCCGTCGTGCGACCCGGCTGAGATTGCCGCCTTCGGCTTCCAATGCGCTTTTCATCGCCTGGCGTTCCGCCTCAACGAGTGTACCTGCAGGCATTTCCGGTGAGATGGCGGTATCGTTACCCGAAATGGCGTTCGATTCAGAGCTGGGCGCCGTGATTTCCTCGGGAAGGTCGTGAAATCCGATATCGCGGCCGCGCGCCAGAACATACAGCCGGCCGATGAGATTCTTCAGTTCGCGCACATTACCCGGCCAACGATAAGCGAGCAGGGCATCCAGCGCTTCGTGCGAGAATTCCAGCGGCTCCCCGTCAGCCGCAGCCGCGATCTGCCGGTTGAAATGTTCGGTCAGCAAAAGCACGTCCTCGCCGCGCTCGCGCAGCGGTGGGACCGTGATCGAGACCGCGCCAATTCGATAGTAGAGATCGCGGCGGAAACGACCGGCAGCAACCTCCTGCTTGAGATCGCGATTGGTCGAGGCGACCAGTCGCACGTCCACGGGTCGCCCCCGGCTGTCTCCGATCCGGTGGACCATGCGCTCCTCCAGCACACGCAGCAGAAACGGCTGGATCTCGAGTGGCAATTCACCAATCTCGTCGAGGCTGAGCACGCCACCGCTGGCGAGCTCGAAAACACCAGGCTTGCCTTCACGCGAGGCGCCCGTAAATGCGCCGGCGACATGGCCGAACAATTCGCTGCCAAACAGGTCCCTGGTGATCGCTCCGCAATTCATCGCTATGAACGGGTCATTCGCCGTGCGTCGGCTGCCGGCATGAACAAGCCGCGCAAACAGCTCTTTCCCGACACCAGTCTCGCCTTCGACCAATAGCGATGCGACGCTGTTCGACCGGGCGACACGGCAGGCGACGTCGATGGCGGCCAGCAGCGCTTCGCTTTCGCCAACAATCATGGCGACAGCATCCCGAAGATGCTTATCCACTTCCCCGCGGACCAC includes these proteins:
- a CDS encoding amidohydrolase family protein; translated protein: MFITPEGKEIFVVDGHTHFWDGSPENQKNIHGKQFIECFYAYHTGLSPKEQLWEKSKFEKYSADDLYRDLFVNGPDDVAIVQSTYLKDFYKNGFNTIERNAEVAKRYPERFIVNGAFDPRDGEKALEYIHFLKETYDVKGVKMYTAEWNGASKGWKLTDPDAYKCFELCDKLGIRNIHVHKGPTIIPLSKDAFDVHDVDHAATDFQNLNWIVEHCGLPRLDDFCWIATQETNVYGGLAVALPFIHSRPRYFGEVIAELLFWIGPEKILFGSDYAIWTPRWLVEKFWAYQIPEDIAAERGVQLTDEIKEKILGLNAARLYNIDIEAKKAALASSPFSIAAE
- a CDS encoding aromatic/alkene monooxygenase hydroxylase subunit beta, which encodes MPATSSSVGSGAAGAAIFADSDSRKYRYFDPKGQRATHYEDMTVDVQPDPERYLIQDWIISFADGKGAYVKQNTAAQSSNWHAFRAPDQEWERTHYQRQSKIETMVQSVINNARKSGAPKTFDKAWVKILQTQLGAWKHAEFGLGTSLMQAQRYGYTQMINNATLTNSSYKLRLAQDITLYLAEIGMDLPGWDDELGKKAWLEDANWQGTREAVETIMGATDYLEQYFAINIIFEPLVGEVFRSGFLMQIAAANHDFITPAVISAAEADYERNLANTIDLMYLLANDEKHGVANKKLFQGWVRKHSALADKAAIGLQPIWSMPHSKPVAFADVRAKSEERIGQILGELGLKR
- a CDS encoding MmoB/DmpM family protein; this encodes MSTAARDASQSNIFRSMKDITFEQTISHQCGVTMNDSVEARAIAEFMGQKPGVTITYQPALIRIDGDGKLIFKMDAIGEYLGREISAETFEVNTSTHYGRMVRVDDNTVILFGNMDEMFEYIE
- a CDS encoding iron-sulfur cluster assembly protein, whose protein sequence is MATASVSSSRENELWRRLGEVNDPELDEPITEMGFVERAEMTGDGSVEIDFRLPTYWCSPNFAFLMLDGVRKVLDQLSWSPAYRVKLLDHMFAEEVNRGMEAGKAFGDIFAELAEDQDLGALRETFGMKAFKRRQEAVLRRFRQHGLTDQEILGMDLPAYDVARFETGEAANQKPRYRAALLERFPDRRADDPVFVTWEGQRIPTGALSAHLAELRSVRINMEFNGALCRGLKQTRYKELGVVDGEPTLVDFIMDRVPARAAPAA
- a CDS encoding molecular chaperone GroEL — protein: MPKIMLHNSDARRALARGVFRLAAAVEPTLGPKGMNAMIDRPIGTPMVTRDGVSIASEIELHDRFENMGAQVVREVSMQTNEVAGDGTTTAIVLANALIQGGIEANERGAKSVDLCKGIDLAVAAVVAALKASAKPAKGNGILASVANIAATDARLGALVAEAHQRVGAEGVITTDFSVTTETTLDVVEGMSFERGYLSHHMVTDQEKMEAVLERPYILMTDLKIKEPEALDAARRIADEDGQPLLIVSEEMSPEVVVTLLGKQGPGKYLVVHPPEYGHWRKAMMEDLAIITGGKVIARDLGGRLEDITADDLGTADRVKTSSSYTSIIRGGGDHATIASRRAQVQRQYEASPPNIDQDKLRERLAKLSGGTAILYAGGVTPVEQKRTIQLIEDSLNAVRAASEEGVVAGGGSALAQIAPLLDKVAAGVDGDVAEGVRLVRSVLSRPLWRIAANAGADPEAVVAEVTRINGGYGYNASAGSYQNMFEAGIIDPVRVTYTALANAASVATLILTTETLIGHLAEDEDPTAGPARGGGSEKLGRA
- a CDS encoding NAD(P)-dependent alcohol dehydrogenase, producing the protein MKAARLYEYDPRMNVQLKIEEVAAPTITAPDEVIVRVGAAGLCRTDLHIIEGVWKPTMDPEGTLLPYIMGHENAGWVEEVGSGVRSVKRGDAVICHPFRSCGICLNCRHGEDMYCDNGQFPGLGMNGGFAEYFITSERSLIKLNANVTPIEVAPLADAGITAYRAAKRAAKLLRPGSYCVLLGIGGLGHIALQSLHAISGCRIIAVDREPAAQVLAKDLGADFVLDGGPDIVEEVSQITDGGAHVVIDFVGELGVENICWKMVRKGGQLFVVGYGGTVNVPTAHLVIEEINIGGSLVGNFTELVELMELNADGKVKMHYTEYNLANINTALDDFKNRRFTGRGVIVP
- a CDS encoding 2Fe-2S iron-sulfur cluster binding domain-containing protein; the encoded protein is MSETHTVRLSPVGVEFDVEHGETVLNAAFRQGIALPHGCKEGQCSACKSVLLEGEVDMLKYSTFALNDMEKESGHVLLCRCIAYSDLEVELLNYDEEILAKAIAVKTFKGRIARIEHLTHDIRGIEIELGSPIKFWAGQYVDITVTTEKGETITRSFSMANTPDQTQKLCFIIKKYPEGKFSGELDSGGIKVGAEVTVVGPYGTCFRREERQGPLVLVGAGSGMSPIWSILNDHLKSGEKRPVYFFYGARTRNDLFYLDRIAELVGNHSDVTFIPVLSHATDDAEWQGERGFVHQSVDAKLKQLAVDGQGDVHACGPPPMIDALQPVLFMNGFETERIFFDKFTTSTGATPTH